Proteins found in one Coffea eugenioides isolate CCC68of chromosome 5, Ceug_1.0, whole genome shotgun sequence genomic segment:
- the LOC113770991 gene encoding uncharacterized protein LOC113770991 has translation MAALQPSAEGQGLSPTKKKSFSQLFSQSAISPIHIQQASVYKGEAAVVFSKADADKLAAPFQWALVGKFSHGRPSLEDIRKFFASLNLKDHVSIGLMDYRHVLIKCMAEADFNRIWMRGIWQLGKYPMRVFRWTREFHVLRESSLAPVWVVLPALPIHYFDKHSLFSILSPVGRPLFLDSATAAGTRPSLARVCVELDVAKSFTQRVWVAVEGESGFWQRIVPENMPLYCSSCSRLGHSQEQCKKNVTEVGSRYLYKQNMKLQRDLPLEVNNIQVSNLDLVNNPDANLNKTTDAVTDSDEVQHPEMGNYAEKLKGAVVEEVCTATKVQEVSQPDDHLSKLGVSKLSSNAEFEQPHNDLALELPIREDRREMENQLDKAHGNEYQGTRSETNIIPTDKLLCKADRNSLHHLSDHQVVIVAASKPTTSDVQGNFNTTHMREQTLVGEQLTMQKQLEQVHENDEGTQATSSEASKVKLQSTADNNSLEHLYVELRGVENYGPTEHGIVEVNSPTVAGNLSPRPGVPQENLPESSGPSLTIHQSGVADRNPKQKRTKGLRANLQTDRILRSRSETSSNNSFQVLSHD, from the coding sequence ATGGCTGCCCTTCAGCCGTCGGCTGAGGGGCAAGGATTATCacctaccaaaaaaaaatctttctctCAATTATTTTCTCAGTCGGCAATATCTCCTATCCACATTCAGCAGGCTTCTGTCTACAAGGGAGAAGCTGCGGTAGTTTTTTCTAAAGCAGATGCAGACAAACTTGCAGCGCCGTTTCAATGGGCTTTGGTGGGAAAATTTTCACACGGCCGACCTTCTTTGGAAGATATTCGAAAGTTTTTTGCTTCTTTAAACCTGAAGGATCATGTTTCTATTGGATTGATGGATTATAGGCATGTTCTCATTAAGTGCATGGCTGAAGCTGACTTCAACAGAATTTGGATGCGAGGGATTTGGCAACTGGGTAAATATCCGATGCGTGTGTTTAGATGGACAAGGGAGTTTCATGTGCTTAGGGAATCATCTCTGGCTCCGGTTTGGGTAGTTCTTCCAGCTCTGCCTATTCATTATTTCGACAAACATTCATTATTCTCCATACTTTCTCCAGTAGGAAGACCACTCTTCCTAGATTCGGCAACCGCAGCTGGGACTCGACCAAGTTTGGCCAGGGTATGTGTGGAACTCGATGTAGCGAAATCTTTTACACAAAGAGTTTGGGTGGCTGTTGAAGGTGAGTCTGGATTCTGGCAACGTATTGTGCCAGAGAATATGCCATTATATTGTTCATCTTGTTCACGTTTGGGTCATTCCCAAGAGCAATGCAAGAAGAATGTAACTGAGGTTGGGTCTCGGTATCTATATAAGCAAAACATGAAGCTGCAGAGGGATCTACCATTAGAAGTTAATAATATTCAAGTGTCAAATTTAGACCTTGTAAACAACCCAGATGCTAACTTGAACAAAACAACAGATGCCGTGACTGATTCCGACGAAGTGCAGCATCCTGAGATGGGCAATTATGCTGAAAAACTCAAAGGTGCAGTGGTGGAGGAAGTCTGTACTGCCACAAAGGTTCAGGAAGTTAGTCAGCCTGATGATCACCTTAGTAAGCTTGGAGTATCTAAGTTGTCGTCCAATGCTGAATTTGAACAACCACACAATGATCTTGCATTGGAGCTGCCGATACGTGAGGATCGAAGGGAAATGGAAAACCAGCTGGACAAGGCCCACGGGAATGAATACCAAGGGACCCGTTCTGAAACTAATATAATTCCCACAGACAAACTTCTTTGTAAGGCTGACAGAAATTCTCTTCATCATCTATCTGATCACCAAGTGGTGATAGTTGCTGCATCCAAGCCGACAACATCTGATGTGCAAGGGAATTTTAATACGACTCATATGAGGGAGCAAACACTTGTTGGGGAACAATTGACTATGCAAAAGCAGTTAGAACAGGTCCACGAAAATGATGAAGGGACCCAAGCTACATCGTCTGAAGCATCAAAAGTGAAACTTCAGTCCACTGCCGACAATAACTCTTTGGAGCATCTCTATGTTGAGTTGCGAGGAGTGGAGAATTACGGTCCTACAGAGCATGGGATAGTGGAGGTTAATTCACCAACTGTTGCAGGAAATTTGTCTCCCAGACCGGGTGTCCCACAAGAAAATTTGCCGGAATCATCAGGTCCTTCTTTAACTATTCATCAATCAGGGGTGGCTGACCGTAATCCCAAACAAAAAAGGACAAAAGGTTTGAGGGCTAATTTGCAAACCGACAGAATTTTGCGCTCACGGTCAGAGACATCTTCCAACAACTCATTCCAGGTTCTTTCTCATGATTAA
- the LOC113770992 gene encoding putative cinnamyl alcohol dehydrogenase 4, whose protein sequence is MRHNMNQPGKSLGVIGLGGLGHLAVKFGKAFGLKVTVWSTSFWVHFVSSKAIKMLILYHHHPISLHFIIDIASGDIPFDSYLSLLKTNGVLILVGFPSEVKFMPHSLITDMRTVSGSATGGTKQTQEKCWTSVQRTIS, encoded by the exons ATGCGACACAACATGAACCAACCTGGAAAATCTTTAGGCGTTATTGGGCTAGGTGGTCTGGGGCACTTGGCAGTGAAATTTGGAAAGGCTTTTGGATTGAAAGTCACAGTGTGGAGCACAA GCTTTTGGGTTCATTTTGTCTCATCTAAAGCAATAAAGATGCTGATTCTTTACCACCATCACCCCATATCATTGCACTTCATTATTGATATAGCTTCTGGAGATATTCCATTTGATTCGTACCTTTCCCTGTTGAAGACTAATGGGGTTCTTATTCTGGTTGGCTTCCCAAGTGAAGTAAAATTTATGCCACATAGCCTAATCACAG ATATGAGAACTGTATCCGGGAGTGCAACTGGTGGAACGAaacaaacacaagaaaaatgtTGGACTTCTGTGCAGCGCACAATATCTTAA